One region of Brachyhypopomus gauderio isolate BG-103 chromosome 9, BGAUD_0.2, whole genome shotgun sequence genomic DNA includes:
- the chrna2b gene encoding neuronal acetylcholine receptor subunit alpha-2 isoform X1 — translation MERVVIHLFSLRTTLLFIILCESTSCNEKTHSHAEDELFKKLFIGYNKWSRPVPNTSDVVIVKFGLSIAQLIDVDEKNQMMTTNVWLKQEWNDYKLRWKPSDYDNVTSIRVPSELIWVPDIVLYNNADGEFAVTHMTKAHLFYTGNIRWVPPAIYKSSCSIDVTFFPFDQQNCKMKFGSWTYDKAKIDLERLETTVDLKDYWESGEWAIVNAVGTYNTKKYDCCHEIYPDITYFFIIRRLPLFYTINLIIPCLLISCLTVLVFYLPSDCGEKITLCISVLLSLTVFLLLITEIIPSTSLVIPLIGEYLLFTMIFVTLSIIITVFVLNVHHRSPGTHEMPHWVHAIFLDLIPRWLFMRRPAPDGRRRHRLLLLRQQQQQRGKGPRDLGTPGIPRMPRMHAGPCLSTSASWIRGEVGAEETRLCHYYEDLEMFPVSSAFSLSFRPPSPQPPGSTPPPMQHVSPGPVPRLPGGRVNHIKRTALEDSPLSDDQSCPLSPSVMRALEGVHYIADHLRAEDADFSVKEDWKYVAMVIDRIFLWMFIIVCLLGTIGLFLPPWLAGMI, via the exons ATGGAGCGCGTTGTGATTCACCTGTTTTCTCTGAGGACCACTCTCCTGTTTATCATCCTATGTGAGTCAA CCTCCTGCAATGAGAAGACTCATTCGCATGCTGAGGATGAACTCTTCAAAAAGCTTTTCATTGGCTACAACAAGTGGTCCCGGCCTGTGCCAAACACCTCAGACGTGGTCATCGTTAAGTTTGGCCTGTCCATCGCTCAGCTCATTGATGTG GACGAGAAGAACCAGATGATGACCACCAACGTATGGCTGAAGCAG GAGTGGAATGATTACAAGTTACGCTGGAAGCCATCTGATTATGACAATGTGACTTCCATCAGGGTCCCATCAGAGCTGATTTGGGTTCCAGACATTGTGCTGTACAACAA TGCAGACGGGGAGTTTGCAGTGACTCACATGACCAAAGCTCACCTCTTCTACACGGGCAACATACGCTGGGTTCCTCCAGCCATCTACAAGAGCTCCTGCAGCATCGACGTCACTTTCTTCCCCTTCGACCAGCAGAACTGCAAGATGAAGTTTGGCTCGTGGACGTATGACAAGGCCAAGATTGATCTGGAGCGCCTGGAGACCACCGTGGACCTCAAGGACTATTGGGAGAGCGGAGAATGGGCAATCGTCAACGCGGTGGGCACCTACAACACCAAGAAATACGACTGCTGCCACGAGATCTACCCCGACATCACCTACTTCTTCATCATCCGCCGTCTGCCCCTCTTCTACACCATCAACCTCATCATCCCCTGCCTGCTCATCTCCTGCCTCACCGTGCTGGTCTTCTACCTGCCGTCGGACTGTGGGGAGAAGATCACGCTCTGCATCTCCGTCCTGCTCTCGCTCACCGTCTTCCTGCTGCTCATCACCGAGATCATCCCGTCCACGTCGCTGGTCATCCCGCTGATCGGCGAGTACCTGCTCTTCACCATGATCTTCGTCACGctctccatcatcatcaccgTGTTCGTGCTCAACGTGCACCACCGCTCGCCCGGCACGCATGAGATGCCACACTGGGTGCATGCCATCTTCCTCGACCTCATCCCGCGCTGGCTCTTCATGCGCCGGCCGGCGCCGGACGGGCGCAGACGACACCGTTTGCTTCTCCTacgccagcagcagcagcagcgagGTAAGGGGCCGCGGGACCTCGGGACACCCGGGATACCCAGAATGCCAAGGATGCACGCTGGCCCCTGCCTCAGCACCTCGGCGAGCTGGATCAGAGGAGAGGTGGGAGCTGAGGAGACACGTCTGTGTCACTACTACGAGGACCTGGAGATGTTCCCGGTCTCTTCCGcgttctccctctccttccgtCCTCCTTCACCGCAGCCGCCCGGGTCCACCCCGCCGCCCATGCAGCACGTGTCCCCAGGGCCCGTCCCCAGGCTCCCGGGGGGCAGAGTGAACCATATCAAGCGGACCGCTCTGGAGGACAGCCCGCTGTCTGACGACCAGAGCTGCCCTCTGTCTCCCAGTGTCATGCGGGCGCTAGAGGGCGTTCACTACATTGCGGACCACCTGAGGGCGGAGGATGCTGACTTCAGT GTCAAAGAGGATTGGAAGTATGTTGCCATGGTGATCGACCGTATCTTCCTGTGGATGTTTATTATCGTGTGTCTCCTGGGAACTATCGGACTGTTCCTCCCACCGTGGCTGGCTGGCATGATCTAG
- the chrna2b gene encoding neuronal acetylcholine receptor subunit alpha-2 isoform X2 — protein MERVVIHLFSLRTTLLFIILSSCNEKTHSHAEDELFKKLFIGYNKWSRPVPNTSDVVIVKFGLSIAQLIDVDEKNQMMTTNVWLKQEWNDYKLRWKPSDYDNVTSIRVPSELIWVPDIVLYNNADGEFAVTHMTKAHLFYTGNIRWVPPAIYKSSCSIDVTFFPFDQQNCKMKFGSWTYDKAKIDLERLETTVDLKDYWESGEWAIVNAVGTYNTKKYDCCHEIYPDITYFFIIRRLPLFYTINLIIPCLLISCLTVLVFYLPSDCGEKITLCISVLLSLTVFLLLITEIIPSTSLVIPLIGEYLLFTMIFVTLSIIITVFVLNVHHRSPGTHEMPHWVHAIFLDLIPRWLFMRRPAPDGRRRHRLLLLRQQQQQRGKGPRDLGTPGIPRMPRMHAGPCLSTSASWIRGEVGAEETRLCHYYEDLEMFPVSSAFSLSFRPPSPQPPGSTPPPMQHVSPGPVPRLPGGRVNHIKRTALEDSPLSDDQSCPLSPSVMRALEGVHYIADHLRAEDADFSVKEDWKYVAMVIDRIFLWMFIIVCLLGTIGLFLPPWLAGMI, from the exons ATGGAGCGCGTTGTGATTCACCTGTTTTCTCTGAGGACCACTCTCCTGTTTATCATCCTAT CCTCCTGCAATGAGAAGACTCATTCGCATGCTGAGGATGAACTCTTCAAAAAGCTTTTCATTGGCTACAACAAGTGGTCCCGGCCTGTGCCAAACACCTCAGACGTGGTCATCGTTAAGTTTGGCCTGTCCATCGCTCAGCTCATTGATGTG GACGAGAAGAACCAGATGATGACCACCAACGTATGGCTGAAGCAG GAGTGGAATGATTACAAGTTACGCTGGAAGCCATCTGATTATGACAATGTGACTTCCATCAGGGTCCCATCAGAGCTGATTTGGGTTCCAGACATTGTGCTGTACAACAA TGCAGACGGGGAGTTTGCAGTGACTCACATGACCAAAGCTCACCTCTTCTACACGGGCAACATACGCTGGGTTCCTCCAGCCATCTACAAGAGCTCCTGCAGCATCGACGTCACTTTCTTCCCCTTCGACCAGCAGAACTGCAAGATGAAGTTTGGCTCGTGGACGTATGACAAGGCCAAGATTGATCTGGAGCGCCTGGAGACCACCGTGGACCTCAAGGACTATTGGGAGAGCGGAGAATGGGCAATCGTCAACGCGGTGGGCACCTACAACACCAAGAAATACGACTGCTGCCACGAGATCTACCCCGACATCACCTACTTCTTCATCATCCGCCGTCTGCCCCTCTTCTACACCATCAACCTCATCATCCCCTGCCTGCTCATCTCCTGCCTCACCGTGCTGGTCTTCTACCTGCCGTCGGACTGTGGGGAGAAGATCACGCTCTGCATCTCCGTCCTGCTCTCGCTCACCGTCTTCCTGCTGCTCATCACCGAGATCATCCCGTCCACGTCGCTGGTCATCCCGCTGATCGGCGAGTACCTGCTCTTCACCATGATCTTCGTCACGctctccatcatcatcaccgTGTTCGTGCTCAACGTGCACCACCGCTCGCCCGGCACGCATGAGATGCCACACTGGGTGCATGCCATCTTCCTCGACCTCATCCCGCGCTGGCTCTTCATGCGCCGGCCGGCGCCGGACGGGCGCAGACGACACCGTTTGCTTCTCCTacgccagcagcagcagcagcgagGTAAGGGGCCGCGGGACCTCGGGACACCCGGGATACCCAGAATGCCAAGGATGCACGCTGGCCCCTGCCTCAGCACCTCGGCGAGCTGGATCAGAGGAGAGGTGGGAGCTGAGGAGACACGTCTGTGTCACTACTACGAGGACCTGGAGATGTTCCCGGTCTCTTCCGcgttctccctctccttccgtCCTCCTTCACCGCAGCCGCCCGGGTCCACCCCGCCGCCCATGCAGCACGTGTCCCCAGGGCCCGTCCCCAGGCTCCCGGGGGGCAGAGTGAACCATATCAAGCGGACCGCTCTGGAGGACAGCCCGCTGTCTGACGACCAGAGCTGCCCTCTGTCTCCCAGTGTCATGCGGGCGCTAGAGGGCGTTCACTACATTGCGGACCACCTGAGGGCGGAGGATGCTGACTTCAGT GTCAAAGAGGATTGGAAGTATGTTGCCATGGTGATCGACCGTATCTTCCTGTGGATGTTTATTATCGTGTGTCTCCTGGGAACTATCGGACTGTTCCTCCCACCGTGGCTGGCTGGCATGATCTAG